The segment gacagtgcggcactccctcagtactgcttgttACCTGATCTCTGCCCTCTGCCCCTCGCAGGTTGGCCTCGACTCAAATGGGTGGTCACCGACTCGAAGTATTTGTCCAAACCCTCCAAGGATTGGCAGCCCAACATCAAACCGGCTGGACCTGAGCCCGCCTACATCGAGGTGAGTTAATCCGGGTGTGTATGGGGAGGGGGTTAATCCGGGTGTGTACAGGGAGTGGGTTAATCCGTGTGTGTATGGGGAGGGGGTTAATCCGGGTGTGTACAGGGAGTGGGTTAATCCGGGCGTGTATGGGGAGGGGGTTAATCCGGGTGTGTACAGGGAGTGGGTTAATCCGGGTGTGTATGGGGAGGGGGTTAATCCGGGTGTGTACAGGGAGTGGGTTAATCCGGGTGTGTACAGGGAGTGGGTTAATCCGGGTGTGtatggtgagagggttaatccgggTGTGTATGTGGAGTGGGTTAATCCGGGTGTGTATGGGGAGTGGGTTAATCCGGGTGTGTATGGGCAGTGGGTTAATCCGGGTGTGTATGGGGAGAGGGTTAATCCGGGTGTGTACAGTGAGTGGGTTAATCCGGGTGTGTGCAGGGAGTGGGTTAATCCAGATGCATATGCGGAGTGGGTTAATCCGGGTTTGTATGTGGAGTGAGTTAATCCGGGTGTGTATGTGGAGTGGGTTAATCCAGGTGTGTATGTGGAGTTAATCCGGGTGTATATGCGGAGTGGGTTAATCCGGGTGTGTATGTGGAGTGGGTTAATCCGGGTGTGTATGTGGAGTGGGTTAATCCGGGTGTGTATGTGGAGTGGGTTAATCCGGGTGTGTATGTGGAGTGGGTTAATCCGGGTGTGTATGTGGAGTGGGCTAATCCGGGTGTGTATGTGGAGTGGGTTAATCCGGGTGTGTATGTGGAGTGGGTTAATCCGGGTGTGTATGTGGAGTGGGTTAATCCAGGTGTGTATGTGGAGTGGGTTAATCCGGGTGTATATGTGGAGTGGGTTAATCCGGGTGTGTATGGGCAGTGGATTAATCCGGGTGTGTACAGGGAGTGGGTTAATCCGGGTGTGTATGTGGAGTGGGTTAATCCGGGTGTGTACAGGGAGTGGGTTAATCCGGGTGTGTACGGGGAGTGGGTTAATCCAGCTGTGTATGGGGAGTGGGTTAATCCAGCTGTGTATGGGGAGTGGGTTAATCCGGGAGTGTACAGGGAGTGAGTTAATCCGGGTATGTACAGGGAGTGGGTTAATCCGGGTGTGTATTGGGAGTGGGTTGGTCTGTGTGTGTACAGGGAGTGGGTTAATCCGGGTGTGTATGGGGAGGGGGTTAATCCGGGTGTGGAAGGGGAGGGGGTTAATCCGGGTGTGTATGGGGAGGGGGTTAATCCGGGTGTGTACAGGGAGTGGGTTAATCCGGGTGTGTATGGGGAGGGGGTTAATCCGGGTGTGTACAGGGAGTGGGTTAATCCGGGTGTGTATGGGGAGGGGGTTAATCCGGGTGTGTACAGGGAGTGGGTTAATCCGGGTGTGTATAGGGAGTGGGTTAATCCGGGTGTGTATGGGGAGAGGGTTAATCCGGGTGTGTACGGGGAGGGGGTTAATCCGGGTGTGTACAGGGAGTGGGTTAATCCGGGTGTGTATAGGGAGTGAGTTAATCCGGGTGTGTATGGGGAGAGGGTTAATCCGGGTGTGTATGGGGAGTGGGTTAATCCGGGTGTGTATGGGGAGTGGGTTAATCCGGGTGTGTATGGGCAGTGGGTTAATCCGGGTGTGTATGGGGAGTGGGTTAATCCGGGTGTGTACAGGGAGTGCGTTAATCTGGGTGTGTATGGGGAGTGGGTTAATCTGGGTGTGTATGGGGAGTGGGTTAATCCGGGTGAGTATGTGGAGTGGGTTAATCTGGGTGTGTACAGGGAGTGCGTTAATCTGGGTGTGTATGGGGAGTGGGTTAATCTGGGTGTGTATGGGGAGTGGGTTAATCCGGGTGTGTATGGAGAGTGGGTTAATCAGGGTGTGTATGTGGAGTGGGTTAATCCGGGTGTGTATGTGGAGTGGGTTAATCCGGGTGTGTATGTGGAGTGGGTTAATCAGGGTGTGTACAGGGAGTGGGTTAATCCGGATGTGTACGGGGAGTGGGTTAATCCAGCTGTGTATGGGGAGTGGGTTAATCTGGGAGTGTACAGGGAGTGAGTTAATCCGGGTATGTACAGGGAGTGGGTTAATCCGGGTGTGTATGGGGAGTGTTGGTCTGTGTGTGTACGTGGAGTGGGTTAATCCGggtgtgtttggggagggggttAATCCGGGTGTGTATGGGGAGGGGGTTAATCCGGGTGTGTATGGGGAGTGGGTTAATCCGGGTGTGTATGGGGAGGGGGTTAATCCGGGTGTGTACGGGGAGTGGGTTAATCCGGGTGTGTACAGGGAGTGGGTTAATCCGGGTGTGTACAGGGAGAGGGTTAATCCGGGTGTACATGTGCAGTGGGTTAATCCGGGTGTATATGTGGAGTGGGTTAGTCCGGGTGTGTATGTGGAGTGGGTTAATCCGGGTGTATATGCGGAGTGGTTTAATCCGGGTGTATATGAGGCGTGGGTTAATCCGGGTGTATATGTGGAGTGGGTTAATCTGGGTGTGTATGCGGAGTGGGTTAATCTGGGTGTATATGCGGAGTGGGTTAATCCGGGTGTATATGCGGAGTGGGTTAATCATGGTATATATGCGGAGTGGGTTAATCCGGGTGTGTATGTGGAGTGGGTTAATCCGGGTGTGTATGTGGAGTGGGTTAATCTGGGTGTATATGTGGAGTGGGTTAATCCGGGTGTATATGTGGAGTGGGTTAATCCGGGTGTATATGTGGAGTGGGTTAATCAGGGTGTGTATGCGGAGTGGGTTAATCCGGGTGTGTATgcggagtgaaacatagaaacatagaaaataggtgcaggagtaggccattcggcccttctagcctgcaccgccattcaatgagttcatggctgaacattcaacttcagtacccccttcctgctttctcaccataccccttgatccccctagcagtaaggacctcatctaactcctttttgaatatatttagtgaattggcctcaacaactttctgtggtagagaattccacaggttcaccactctctgggtgaagaagttcctccgcatctcggtcctaaatggcttaccccttatccttagactgtgacccctggttctggacttccccaacattgggaacattcttcctgcatctaacctgtcccgtcccgtcagaattttatatgtttctatgaggtcccctctcattcttctgaactccagtgaatacaagcccagttgatccagtctttcttgataggtcagtcccgccatcccgggaatcagtctggtgagccttcgctgcactccctcaatagcaagaatgtccttcctcaggttaggagaccaaaactgtacacaatactccaggtgtggcctcaccaaggccctgtacaactgtagcaacacctccctgctcctgtactcaaatcccctcgctatgaaggccaacatgccatttgctttcttaaccgcctgctgtacctgcatgccaaccttcaatgactgatgtaccatgacacccaggtctctttgcacctccccttttcctaatctgtcaccattcagataatagtctgtctctctgtttttaccaccaaagtggataacctcacatttatccacattatacttcatctgccatgcatttgcccactcacctaacctatccaagtcactctgtagcctcatagcatcctcctcgcagctcacactgccacccaacttagtgtcatccgcaaatttggagatactacatttaatcccctcatctaaatcattaatgtacagtgtaaacagctggggccccagcacagaaccttgcggtaccccactagtcactgcctgccattctgaaaagtacccatttactcctactctttgcttcctgtctgacaaccagttctcaatccatgtcagtacactacccccaatcccatgtgctctaactttgcacatcaatctcttgattGGGTTAATCCGGGTGTATATGAGGCGTGGGTTAATCCGGGTGTATATGCGGAGTGGGTTAATCCGGGTGTGTATGTGGAGTGGGTTAATCCGGGTGTGTATGCGGAGTGGGTTATTCCGGGTGTATATGCGGAGTGGGTTATTCCGGGTGTATATGCGGAGTGGGTTAATCCGGGTGTATATGTGCAGTGGGTTAATCTGGGTGTATACGTGGAGTGGGTTAATCCGGGTGTGTATGTGGAGTGGGTTAATCTGGGTGTATATGAGGCGTGGGTTAATCCGGGTGTATATGCGGAGTGGGTTAATCCGGGTGTGTATGTGGAGTGGGTTAATCCGGGTGTATATGAGGCGTGGGTTAATCCGGGTGTATATGCGGAGTGGGTTAATCCGGGTGTGTATGTGGAGTGGGTTAATCCTGGTGTATATGCGGAGTGGGTTAATTCGGGTGTGTATGCGGAGTAGGTTAATCCGGGTGTATATGCGGAGTGGGTTAATCCGGGTGTATATGTGGAGTGGGTTAATTCGGGTGTGTATGTGGAGTGGGTTAATCCGGGTGTATATGCGGAGTGGGTTAATCCGGGTGTATATGTGGAGTGGGTTAATCCAGGTGTGTATGTTGAGTGGGTTATTCCGGGTGTATATGCGGAGTGGGTTATTCCGGGTGTATATGCGGAGTGGGTTAATCCGGGTGTATATGTGCAGTGGGTTAATCTGGGTGTATATGTGGAGTGGGTTAATCCGGGTGTGTATGTGGAGTGGGTTAATCTGGGTGTATATGAGGCGTGGGTTAATCCGGGTGTATATGCGGAGTGGGTTAATCCGGGTGTGTATGTGGAGTGGGTTAATCCGGGTGTATATGAGGCGTGGGTTAATCCGGGTGTATATGCGGAGTGGGTTAATCCGGGTGTGTATGTGGAGTGGGTTAATCCGGGTGTATATGCGGAGTGGGTTAATTCGGGTGTGTATGCGGAGTGGGTTAATCCGGGTGTATATGCGGAGTGGGTTAATCCGGGTGTATATGCGGAGTGGGTTAATTCGGGTGTGTATGTGGAGTGGGTTCATCCGGGTGTATATGCGGAGTGGGTTAATCCGGGTGTATATGTGGAGTGGGTTAATCCAGGTAGTGTATGTTGAGTGGGTTATTCCGGGTGTATATGCGGAGTGGGTTATTCCGGGTGTATATGCGGAGTGGGTTAATCCAGGTGTGTATGTGGAGTGGGTTAATCCGAGTGTATATGTGGAGTGGGTTAATCCGGGTGTATATGTGGAGTGGGTTAATCCGGGTATGTATGTGGAGTGGGTTAATCCGGGTGTGTATGTGGAGTGGGTTAATCCGGGTGTGTATGTGGAGTGGGTTAATCCGGGTGTGTATGTGGACTATCtgaccccggtctctctctctcgccccagtataAGACCAGTAAGGAAGGCAGTGTGATGGGTGTATCGATATCTCGGTCTGCACTCCTTCTCCATTGCCAATCCCTGACTCAAGCCTGCAGCTACAATGAAGGTAAGGAAGGTCTCCCTGCTCCGCACGGATATTCCGGACAGGGAACCAGaccctaacatcgcccgtctccacccccctgcctcagctgatccgctgcggaagccctcatccctgccccctttacctccagacttgactattccaacgcgctgcgctcctggccggcctcccacattctacccgacgtaagccagaggtgatccaaaactcggctgcccccgtgtcctaactcgcaccgagtcccactcacccatcaccccctgtgctcactgaccccgtgtcctaactcgcaccgagtcccactcacccatcaccccctgtgctcactgaccccgtgtcctaactcacacccagtcccgctcacccatcaccccctgtgctcactgaccccgtgtcctaactcacacccagtcccactcacccatcaccccctgtgctcactgacctacattggctccgggttaagcaacgcctcgatttcaaaattctacatccttgtttacaaatccctccatggcctcctcgccccctccctatctctgtaacctcctccagcccctacacccctcccaatctctgtaacccactccagcccctacacccctccctatctctgtaacctcctccagcccctacaccactcccaatctctgtaacccactccagcccctacacccctccctatctctgtaacctcctccagcccctacacccctccctatctctgtaacctcctccagcccctacacccctccctatctctgtaaccccctccagtccctacacccctccctatctctgtaacctcctccagcccctacatccctccctatctctgtaacctcctccagcccctacacccctccctatctctgtaacctcctccagcccttacacccctccctatctctgtaacctcctccagcccctacacccctccctatctctgtaacctcctccagcccctacaccccgccctatctctgtaacctccagcccttacacccctccctatctctgtaacctcctccagaccttacacccctccctatctctgtaacctcctccagcccctacacccctccctatctctgtaacctccagcccctacacccttccctatctctgtaacctcctccagcccctacacccctcccgatctctgtaacctcctccagcccctacactcctccctatctctgtaacctccagcccctacacccctccctatctctgtaaccctctccagcccctacactcctccctatctctgtaacctcctccagcccatacactcctccctatctctgtaacctcctccagccccctacacccctccctatctctgtaaccccctccagcccctacacccctccctatctctgtaacctcctccagcccctacacccctccctatctctgtaaccccctccagcccctacacccctccctatctctgtaacctcctccagcccctacacccctccctatctctgtaaccccctccagcccctacacccctccctatctctgtaacctcctccagcccctacacccctccctatctctgtaacctcctccagcccctacacccctccctatctctgcaacctcctccagcccctacacccctccctatctctgtaacctcctccagcccctacactcctccctatctctgtaacctccagcccctacacccctccctatctctgtaacctcctccagcccctacactcctccctatctctgtaacctcctccagcccctacacccctccctatctctgtaacctcctccagcccctgcacccctccctatctctgtaacctcctccagtcccgacacccctccctatctctgtaacctcctccagcccctacacccctccctatctctgcaacctcctccagtcccgacacccctccctatctctgtaaccccctccagccccacaacccccccgagatgtctgcactcctctaatcctgccctcctgaccatccctgattataatcgctccaccatcggtggccgtgccttctgttgcctggggccccaagctctggaactccctccctaaacctctccgcctctctctcctccttcaagacgctccttaaaacccacctctttgctcttatttctccttacgtggctcggggtCTCATTCTTTGTGTggcaatgttcctgtgaagcgcgttgggatgtttcatcacattaaaggcgatatataaacacACGATGATTGGTTCTGGACATGTGGGGAGCAGTGTGCTTTTAACCGAGACCTTCATCTGTTCCCCCAACACAGGCGAAACCGTCGTTAATGTCTTGGACTTCAAGAAGGACGTTGGACTTTGGCACAGTGTGCTGACTGTAGGTGGTGGggtaaaggggggagagggggcgagggggcgagggggagagtgtgtgggggggggagagggggagtgggtgtggggggagagggggagagggggagagtgtgtgggggggggagagggggagtgggtgtggggggagagggggagtgtgtgtgtggggggggagagggggagtgtgtgtggggggggggagagggggagtgtgtggggggggagagggggagtgtgtggggggggagagggggagtgtgtggggggggagagggggagtgtgtggggggggagagggggagtgtgtgggggggggagaggagggagtgtgtgtggggggagagggggagtgtgtgggggggagagggggagtgtgtgtgggggggggagagggggtgtgtgtgggggggggagagtgtgtgggggggggaagagtgtgagagggggagagtgtgagagggggagagtgtgagagggggagagggggagtgtgtgggggggggagagggggagtgtgtgagagggggagagtgtgagagggggagagtgtgagaggg is part of the Pristiophorus japonicus isolate sPriJap1 unplaced genomic scaffold, sPriJap1.hap1 HAP1_SCAFFOLD_3671, whole genome shotgun sequence genome and harbors:
- the LOC139250299 gene encoding disco-interacting protein 2 homolog B-like, producing DTGGQQVGFLLGSCGVRLALTSEICLKGLPKTQAGEITLFKGWPRLKWVVTDSKYLSKPSKDWQPNIKPAGPEPAYIEYKTSKEGSVMGVSISRSALLLHCQSLTQACSYNEGETVVNVLDFKKDVGLWHSVLT